The following nucleotide sequence is from Aneurinibacillus soli.
TCGTACGATGGGACCAGAAGGGTTGCGTCTCGTCTCGGAGTATGCGGTGCTGAACGCGAACTATATGATGCGTCGTCTAGCCGAACAATATGATCTGCCTTTTGATACGGTATGCAAGCATGAGTTTGTTCTTTCGGGACGCCGTCAGAAAAAGCTTGGCGTGCGCACGCTCGATATCGCGAAGAGACTGCTTGATTTTGGCTATCATCCGCCAACGATTTATTTTCCGCTCATTGTGGAGGAGTGCATGATGATCGAGCCGACGGAAACCGAAACAAAGGAAACGTTGGATGCATTCATTGAGGTGATGATTCAGATTGCACGTGAGGCGGAAGAGACACCGGAACTCGTGCAGGAAGCCCCTCACCATACGATAGTGGGGCGCTTAGATGAAGTGCTGGCAGCTCGTAAGCCGAAGCTGCGGTATACAAAAGAATAAGCAAGAAAACCGTGACCACCCGGCATCTGCATCCGGGTGGTATTTTGTATGCACGGCTGCTGAATACTACAGGTAAGTATGCCGCTTGCGGTGTACATTTTGTGTTGGATCAAGGAGGGAGAACGAATGCTGTCTTCTCAGGATCTTGCGTATTTTCGTGGACGTCTTACACGTCAGTTAAATGACCTGAAAACACGCTTAGCCGACAATGATCATTATGGGACTGGACGTGCTGCCATGCAGGAGTCGATCGGAGAGCTTTCTAATTATGATAATCATCCAGCGGACATCGGAAGCGAAATGTTTGAACGGGAGAAGGACATTGCGTTAACGGAACGAACAGAACAGGATTTGTATGATACAGAGCAGGCGCTCACAGCGATTCAGAACGGTACGTATGGCACGTGTGAGGTGTGCGGGGCAGATATCTCGCGCGAGCGTCTCGAAGCCGTACCGCAGGCGCTTCGCTGCGTGCAGCACGCGGAGCAGGAAGTGGGGAATCGCCGTCCGGTGGAAGAAGAGGTACTTGGGAATTCGTTTGGCACGTTTGATTATGACCATAAGGATGTAACGATGTATGATGCGGAAGATGCGCTCCAGGATGTGACGCGATACGGCACATCAGATTCGCCAGCCGATCATCCAAGTCGGGATGGACTGAGCTATGATGATATGTATTTAGAGGCGGAGGAGCCAATCGGATATGTAGAGGATGTGGAAAGTCTGGCTCTCTCGGACATGGAGGGGAATTATATCGGCATTAATACCGATTCTCCGCTTCATAAGGAATACGAGCGACGTCTGGACGGAGCAGATGATACAGATTGGATGACGACGCTTGCACAGGAGCGACATGTAAAGCAGGATTAACAGAAAAGGATGAGGAGACGAAAGGTGAGGAGAGAAAACATAAGAGCGATCAGGGGAAGGACAATGCATGCGCTTTTTCCCCCTCAATCGTTCTCGTGCGTTCTCTCTTTTTTCTCTTCACTCTTACCACTTGACCGTGTCGAAGCACCTTGTTCATGTTCGGGCTTGTGGCCAGGTGGTAGGCAGTCAGGAAGGTGTCCTATGTGGTACAATGCAAAAGTAAGTTTGGTGAAAGGAGAGTCTATATGGAACAGTGGCGTTTTCTTGATACTGGCACAAATTCTCCAGCCGTCAATATGGCGATTGATGAAGCAGTTTTGACGATACATAGTGAGGGAAAGACAAAGCCTTCCGTTCGGTTTTATGACTGGAGTCCGGCTACAGTGTCCATTGGGTATTTTCAGAAGGCAGAGAAAGAAATTGATCTTGCTCGTGTGCAGAAGCATGGACTCGGATTTGTGCGTCGGGCAACAGGTGGACGGACGGTGCTGCACGATAAAGAGTTGACGTACAGTGTGGTGGTATCTGAGAATCATCCGCTTATGCCATCAGGTGTGACCGATGCGTATCGGATTATTAGTCAGGGACTGCTGGAAGGATTTCGTCTGCTTGGCATGCAGGCAGACTTGATGAATCCAGAAGCGGCCAAATTCGTAGAACCGTCGTCTGCTGCTTGCTTCGATGCTCCTTCCTCATACGAGCTTGTCGTGGAAGGACGTAAGGTAGCGGGAAGTGCTCAGACGAGGCAGAAAGGCGTGGTTTTACAGCACGGCTCGATTCTGCTTGATATGGATGCGGAACTTCTATTTGATATTATACGATTTCCGAATGAGCGGGTGCGGGATCGACTTTTGCAGAGCTTCTATGAAAAGGCAGTTGCGATCAATGAACTGCGCAAGCAACCCGTCACACTTGAAGATGTAAAACCGGCGTTCCGGGAAGGGTTTGCCCGTGGGTTTGCAGTTGAACTTATAGAGGATGGGTTAACACCGGAAGAGTTAGAGCTGGCGGAACAACTTGCTCGTGAAAAGTATGGGGATGCAGACTGGAATTTCAGAAGGTAGAAAAAGGAAAGCGACCGTGCCCCGGTCGTTTTTGTCTTGGTTATAGTGGTGGTAAATGAGGAATTATCTATATATTGTGTTTAAAATTTAAAGTGCATACAATATATTGACGCGCATCCAGCGCTGGGGTAGACTAATAAGACACTGATTAACTGTATCAGACAGGCCGTCTTATGGTCAATTGGTACATAGTATAACTGGAGGGTGAAAAATGGAGGCAGTAACTGAATCACAAGGAAAAATGAAGCTTGAAGGTTTAAGCGAGAAAATTTTCCTTGATCGGTATGCTCTGAAAGATACAGATCCGGACCACATTCAGGAAGGCGATACGGTTCTTGTTCTAACACATGATGATCCGAAGTTTCCGAAGAAAGAAGTCGGGATTGTAACAAAACGGACAGGCAG
It contains:
- a CDS encoding TraR/DksA C4-type zinc finger protein, with the translated sequence MLSSQDLAYFRGRLTRQLNDLKTRLADNDHYGTGRAAMQESIGELSNYDNHPADIGSEMFEREKDIALTERTEQDLYDTEQALTAIQNGTYGTCEVCGADISRERLEAVPQALRCVQHAEQEVGNRRPVEEEVLGNSFGTFDYDHKDVTMYDAEDALQDVTRYGTSDSPADHPSRDGLSYDDMYLEAEEPIGYVEDVESLALSDMEGNYIGINTDSPLHKEYERRLDGADDTDWMTTLAQERHVKQD
- a CDS encoding lipoate--protein ligase family protein encodes the protein MEQWRFLDTGTNSPAVNMAIDEAVLTIHSEGKTKPSVRFYDWSPATVSIGYFQKAEKEIDLARVQKHGLGFVRRATGGRTVLHDKELTYSVVVSENHPLMPSGVTDAYRIISQGLLEGFRLLGMQADLMNPEAAKFVEPSSAACFDAPSSYELVVEGRKVAGSAQTRQKGVVLQHGSILLDMDAELLFDIIRFPNERVRDRLLQSFYEKAVAINELRKQPVTLEDVKPAFREGFARGFAVELIEDGLTPEELELAEQLAREKYGDADWNFRR